In the genome of Neodiprion pinetum isolate iyNeoPine1 chromosome 2, iyNeoPine1.2, whole genome shotgun sequence, one region contains:
- the LOC138190379 gene encoding uncharacterized protein has product MEEIIRITQPEVFDESVVHSEIHAHQPFASFTFQNNDEIQFVVQHQDLCLLPSKHFLHIHRKITEDDGINAETTTKLINMAVCHLFEEVRYDSNGVEIDRNKNAGIIGVMKGHSSLSPGQQYSLENTGWLSGNTALTDSSGNFDVVLPLNCMQGFAEDHGQVIVNAKHELSLTRSNTDINAVIRRTFSKIHMTLNMLK; this is encoded by the coding sequence ATGGaggaaataataagaataactCAACCTGAGGTTTTCGACGAATCGGTTGTGCACTCAGAGATTCATGCTCATCAGCCGTTTGCATCATTCACCTTccagaacaacgatgaaatccaATTTGTTGTTCAACATCAAGACTTGTGCCTACTGCCCAGTAAGCACTTCCTCCACATTCacagaaaaattacagagGACGATGGTATAAATGCGGAAACGActacgaaattgatcaatatggctGTTTGCCatttgtttgaggaagttcgCTACGATTCGAACGGTGTGGAGAttgatcgaaataaaaatgctgGTATTATCGGCGTTATGAAGGGGCACTCATCCCTGAGTCCCGGTCAGCAATATAGTCTGGAGAATACCGGTTGGTTGAGTGGTAATACCGCACTGACCGACTCTTCTGGAAATTTTGACGTTGTTCTACCGTTGAATTGTATGCAGGGCTTCGCCGAAGATCATGGTCAAGTCATTGTCAATGCCAAACACGAGTTGAGTCTCACACGTTCCAACACCGATATAAATGCAGTGATTCGGCGAACCTTTTCCAAAATCCATATGACCCTCAACATGTTGAAGTAA